From the genome of Papaver somniferum cultivar HN1 chromosome 2, ASM357369v1, whole genome shotgun sequence, one region includes:
- the LOC113353041 gene encoding vitellogenin-A2-like — protein MEIESAKCECCGLKEDCTEEYINEVKSKFQGKWLCGLCAEAVRDEVIRSSSSTTSRNKNKQSSSSSSSSSVLVDDAVKAHKSFCRKFKSNPAVRVADGMRQMLIRRRSGDLLTPPPSLTKSSSSSSSSSSSKKYTRSTSTSQVGDNSSFSFY, from the coding sequence ATGGAAATAGAATCAGCAAAGTGCGAGTGTTGTGGGTTAAAAGAAGATTGTACAGAAGAATACATCAATGAAGTAAAATCCAAGTTCCAAGGAAAGTGGTTGTGTGGATTATGTGCTGAGGCTGTTAGAGATGAAGTTATAaggtcatcatcatcaacaacttcACGGAATAAGAACAaacaatcatcttcttcttctagttcaaGTAGTGTTTTAGTGGATGATGCTGTTAAAGCTCACAAGTCATTTTGTAGAAAATTCAAATCAAATCCTGCTGTTAGAGTTGCTGATGGAATGAGACAAATGCTTATTAGGAGAAGGTCAGGAGATTTATTAACTCCACCACCTTCATTGACGAAATCCTCGTCgtcgtcatcttcatcatcgtCGTCTAAAAAATATACTAGATCTACTAGTACTTCTCAAGTAGGAGATAATTCATCTTTCTCATTTTACTAG
- the LOC113353042 gene encoding uncharacterized protein LOC113353042, which produces MKTGLTSSSSSSSGTRSSTTMEDRDSCYFPGCRKDTNCDCEICLASINATLDLMPMSIQKSALTKISASSSSKLRSSLERTPISYNQSILSTPKQQGSTFQPILITPPLKSTAKSFPSLEKPIKKVEKKSWVSRFHLWKIFVGFCLIFAVDSGFSWLVSELLQPTLSPETVNFIGKQSWVGRDLNDRLGFLQRELAEAVSGKISSCRSKDSIWELNLEDSLVVSRCKLYESMAEEVSIWGWPLQTAGLLSTGFSSRSVTILSGRVTEWPNGKIVYSVRNSNSSTWLLQRMSASAVQLDSNTWVLEYRRSSMLESSILLFTAMELLKNRLARVVAEIEQQFWVVPSSFVHQEFSTRSEVCSSHPT; this is translated from the exons ATGAAGACTGGTCtaacatcatcatcttcgtcatcttcaggTACAAGATCAAGCACAACAATGGAAGATAGAGATAGCTGTTATTTTCCGGGATGTAGAAAAGATACAAATTGTGATTGTGAGATTTGTTTAGCAAGTATTAATGCTACACTTGATCTAATGCCAATGAGTATTCAAAAGAGTGCTTTAACAAAAATatctgcatcatcatcatcaaaattaaGATCTTCATTAGAAAGAACCCCAATCTCTTATAATCAATCAATTTTATCAACACCCAAGCAACAAGGTAGTACTTTTCAACCGATTCTGATAACCCCACCTCTCAAATCTACAGCAAAATCCTTCCCTTCCTTGGAGAAACCAATCAAAAAGGTAGAGAAGAAATCCTGGGTTTCAAGGTTTCATCTTTGGAAGATATTTGtggggttttgtttgatttttgcgGTTGATTCTGGGTTTTCTTGGTTGGTTTCGGAGCTTTTGCAACCAACATTATCGCCGGAGACTGTGAATTTTATTGGGAAACAATCTTGGGTTGGCCGTGATTTGAATGATAGGTTAGGGTTTTTACAGAGAGAACTCGCTGAAGCTGTTTCAGGAAAGATATCAAGTTGCAGATCTAAAGACTCTATTTGGGAATTGAATCTG GAGGACTCGCTGGTAGTTTCGCGGTGTAAGCTCTACGAATCTATGGCTGAGGAAGTGAGTATCTGGGGGTGGCCTCTGCAAACTGCAGGACTGCTTTCAACCGGGTTTTCTTCTCGATCAGTCACCATTTTATCCGGCAGAGTAACAGAG TGGCCTAATGGAAAAATAGTGTATTCGGTGCGAAATTCAAACAGTTCAACATGGTTACTTCAGAGAATGAGTGCATCAGCTGTGCAATTGGATTCAAATACTTGGGTACTTGAATACAGACGAAGCTCTATGCTGGAGAGTTCAATACTGCTTTTTACAGCAATGGAGCTTTTGAAGAATAGACTTGCAAGAGTTGTTGCAGAAATTGAGCAGCAGTTTTGGGTAGTACCATCTTCATTTGTCCATCAGGAATTCAGTACTCGTTCAGAAGTCTGCTCCAGTCACCCAACTTAG
- the LOC113347133 gene encoding uncharacterized protein LOC113347133 has translation METLVIAQQRSQYYGGSSSRSHQGSSDGFGGSSSPSSSGCFGGINCRTFHQSGGGVGGSAGILPTPSPFKSFNPDFHQSFSSPKTPKSVKNHNFDEETKFTSSSPPLTISCIKDRHFSSDDFTCCSELWAGPAYSNSPPPSSLPLPKFSLRPKRSVSLPVSSSDEKIEMIHQFAKSAPPSPTSESAKLDKNDIFQSIDFATKDLCRILNLDIGKSD, from the coding sequence ATGGAGACGCTAGTTATAGCTCAACAGAGAAGCCAGTATTATGGAGGAAGTAGTAGTAGATCTCATCAGGGATCTTCAGATGGGTTCGGTGGTTCTTCATCTCCTTCTTCAAGTGGTTGTTTCGGAGGAATTAATTGCAGAACTTTTCATCAatctggtggtggtgttggtggttcaGCAGGTATCTTACCGACTCCTTCTCCCTTCAAATCATTTAATCCTGATTTTCATCAGTCTTTCTCATCACCAAAAACACCCAAATCTGttaaaaatcataattttgatgAGGAAACCAAATTTACTTCTTCATCTCCACCCCTTACTATAAGTTGTATCAAAGATAGACATTTTAGTAGTGATGATTTTACTTGTTGTTCAGAACTATGGGCTGGTCCTGCTTATTCTAACTCACCACCACCAAGTTCATTACCTTTACCTAAATTTTCACTTAGACCTAAACGTAGTGTTTCATTACCTGTTTCTTCTTCTGATGAAAAAATTGAAATGATTCATCAGTTTGCTAAGTCTGCACCACCTTCGCCTACCAGTGAATCAGCAAAACTAGATAAAAATGATATCTTTCAGAGTATTGATTTTGCAACTAAAGATCTTTGCCGTATCCTTAATTTGGATATTGGAAAGAGTGATTGA